Proteins encoded in a region of the Benincasa hispida cultivar B227 chromosome 2, ASM972705v1, whole genome shotgun sequence genome:
- the LOC120072226 gene encoding chlorophyll a-b binding protein P4, chloroplastic: protein MATVTTQASAAVFRPCAARSRFLSGSSGKLHRELSVKPVSASSSSSFKVEAKKGEWLPGLPSPAYLNGSLPGDNGFDPLGLAEDPENLRWFVQAELVNGRWAMLGVAGMLLPEVFTKIGIINAPQWYDAGKAEYFASSSTLFVIEFILFHYVEIRRWQDIKNPGCVNQDPIFKQYSLPPNECGYPGGIFNPLNFAPTLEAKEKEIANGRLAMLAFLGFIVQHNVTGKGPFDNLLQHISDPWHNTIVQTFGGN, encoded by the exons ATGGCCACCGTCACTACTCAAGCTTCCGCCGCCGTTTTCCGGCCATGCGCCGCCCGATCCAGATTCCTCTCCGGTTCTTCCGGTAAACTCCACCGTGAGCTCTCCGTTAAACCAGTCTCTGCTTCATCGTCTTCATCTTTCAAGGTTGAAGCCAAGAAGGGAGAGTGGTTGCCTGGTCTGCCATCTCCAGCATACTTAAACGGCAG TCTTCCGGGCGACAATGGATTCGACCCACTGGGTTTAGCAGAAGACCCagagaatttgaggtggttcgTACAAGCGGAGCTGGTGAATGGGCGGTGGGCTATGTTGGGTGTCGCCGGAATGCTTCTGCCGGAGGTTTTCACGAAGATCGGAATTATCAACGCCCCTCAATGGTACGACGCCGGAAAGGCAGAGTATTTCGCCTCGTCGTCAACTTTGTTCGTGATCGAGTTTATCCTCTTCCATTACGTCGAAATTCGGAGATGGCAAGACATTAAAAACCCTGGCTGCGTTAACCAAGACCCCATTTTCAAGCAATACAGTTTGCCCCCAAATGAATGTGGTTACCCTGGTGGGATTTTCAATCCCCTGAATTTCGCCCCTACTCTTGAAGCCAAAGAGAAGGAAATAGCCAACG GGAGACTTGCGATGTTGGCGTTTTTGGGGTTCATTGTGCAACACAACGTGACAGGGAAGGGGCCATTTGACAACCTTTTGCAGCACATTTCAGACCCATGGCACAACACCATTGTTCAGACATTTGGTGGCAACTAA